From one Lycium ferocissimum isolate CSIRO_LF1 chromosome 5, AGI_CSIRO_Lferr_CH_V1, whole genome shotgun sequence genomic stretch:
- the LOC132058075 gene encoding uncharacterized protein LOC132058075, which yields MAPHGETIGSSNIRTKNLSQPPRLSNDSLKRTMSEISYEWMNNEVDIDSNPPPISEVENAKCECCGMSEEYTSEYIGQIRKKYSGKWICGLCADAVKEEAQKNGGKNEEALSTHMSACHKFNKYGRAYPVLYQAEAMREMLKKNTKEIMRAKSISPRDRTMNLKKGGITRTNSCIPAITKEMSDLNVVT from the coding sequence atGGCACCTCATGGAGAGACTATTGGCAGTTCCAACATTCGAACAAAAAACCTTAGTCAACCACCTCGACTCTCCAACGACAGCCTAAAAAGGACAATGTCCGAAATTTCATACGAGTGGATGAACAATGAAGTCGATATTGATTCAAATCCACCTCCAATTTCCGAAGTAGAAAACGCGAAATGTGAGTGTTGTGGGATGAGCGAAGAGTACACTTCTGAATACATTGGTCAAATTCGAAAAAAGTACTCAGGCAAGTGGATATGTGGGCTTTGTGCTGATGCAGTAAAAGAAGAAGCCCAAAAGAATGGAGGAAAAAATGAAGAAGCATTAAGTACACATATGAGTGCTTGTCATAAGTTTAACAAATATGGTAGGGCTTATCCAGTACTTTATCAAGCTGAGGCTATGAGAgaaatgttgaagaagaatacaaaggaaattatgaGGGCCAAATCTATTAGTCCAAGGGACAGAACTATGAATCTGAAGAAGGGTGGAATAACAAGAACCAATAGTTGTATTCCTGCCATTACTAAAGAAATGAGTGACCTTAATGTAGTAACCTGA
- the LOC132055401 gene encoding homeobox-leucine zipper protein ATHB-15, which yields MATCKDGNKSVLDNGKYVRYTPEQVEALERLYHDCPKPSSMRRQQLIRECPILSNIEPKQIKVWFQNRRCREKQRKEASRLQNVNRKLTAMNKLLMEENDRLQKQVSQLVYENGYFRRQTTPLATKDTSCESVVTSGQHQLTSQHPPRDASPAGLLSIAEETLTEFLSKATGTAVEWVQMPGMKPGPDSIGIIAISHGCTGVAARACGLVGLEPTRVSEILKDRPSWFRDCRVVDVLNVLPTANGGTIELLYMQLYAPTTLAPARDFWLLRYTTVMDDGSLVVCERSLGNTQNGPSMPPVQNFVRAEILPSGYLIRPCEGGGSIIHIVDHMNLEAWSVPEVLRPLYESSAVLAQKTTVAALRYLRQIAQEVTQTNVTNWGRRPAALRALSQRLSRGFNEALNGLADEGWSMLDSDGMDDVTILVNSSPDKLMGLNLSFANGFSSMSNVVMCAKASMLLQNVPPAILLRFLREHRSEWADNNIDAYAAAAIKVGPCSLPGARVGNFGGQVILPLAHTVEHEELLEVIKLEGHSPEDAIMPRDMFLLQLCSGMDENAVGTCAELIFAPIDASFADDAPLLPSGFRIISLESGKEASSPNRTLDLTSALETGSAENKAANDLHASGGTSRSVMTIAFQFAFESHMQESVASMARQYVRSIISSVQRVALALSPSHLGSHGGLRLPRGTPEAHTLARWICQSYRCFLGVELLKSNTEGSESMLKSLWHHSDAIICCSAKALPVFTFANQAGLDMLETTLVALQDITLEKIFDDHGKKNLCTEFPQIMQQGFACLQGGICLSSMSRPISYERAVAWKVMNEEDTAHCICFMFVNWSFV from the exons CACCTGAGCAGGTTGAAGCACTTGAAAGGCTTTATCATGATTGTCCTAAACCTAGTTCAATGCGCCGTCAGCAACTTATCCGAGAATGTCCTATTCTCTCCAACATTGAACCTAAACAAATCAAAGTTTGGTTCCAGAATCGAAG ATGCAGGGAGAAACAGAGGAAAGAGGCCTCACGGCTTCAAAATGTGAATAGGAAGCTGACGGCGATGAACAAGCTATTAATGGAAGAGAATGACAGACTACAGAAGCAAGTCTCTCAACTGGTGTATGAAAATGGCTACTTTCGTAGGCAAACT ACACCGCTTGCTACAAAAGATACTAGTTGTGAATCGGTGGTGACGAGTGGTCAACACCAATTGACATCTCAGCATCCTCCAAGGGATGCTAGTCCTGCAGG GCTTTTGTCCATTGCAGAAGAAACTTTAACAGAGTTTCTTTCAAAGGCTACTGGAACCGCTGTTGAGTGGGTCCAAATGCCTGGAATGaag CCTGGTCCGGATTCCATTGGAATCATTGCTATTTCTCATGGTTGCACTGGTGTGGCAGCGAGAGCTTGTGGCCTGGTTGGTCTAGAGCCAACGAGG GTCTCCGAAATCCTTAAGGATCGACCTTCGTGGTTTCGTGACTGCCGGGTTGTTGATGTTCTCAATGTGCTGCCTACTGCCAATGGTGGAACCATTGAACTTCTTTACATGCAG CTTTATGCACCAACGACGTTGGCCCCTGCCCGTGACTTCTGGCTCTTACGGTATACAACTGTAATGGATGATGGCAGTCTAGTG GTATGTGAAAGGTCACTTGGAAATACTCAAAATGGTCCGAGTATGCCACCAGTTCAGAATTTTGTGAGAGCAGAAATCTTACCTAGTGGATACTTGATTAGACCTTGTGAGGGGGGTGGTTCAATTATCCACATTGTTGATCATATGAATTTAGAG gcaTGGAGTGTGCCAGAAGTATTACGTCCACTTTATGAATCATCAGCAGTGCTAGCTCAAAAGACGACAGTGGCG GCACTACGCTACCTGAGGCAGATTGCACAGGAGGTTACACAGACTAATGTCACTAACTGGGGCAGACGACCAGCAGCTCTGCGCGCATTAAGCCAGAGGCTGAGCAG AGGCTTCAATGAGGCTCTTAATGGTTTAGCTGATGAGGGCTGGTCAATGCTCGATAGCGATGGAATGGATGATGTTACCATCCTTGTGAACTCTTCTCCTGATAAATTGATGGGCTTAAACCTTTCTTTTGCAAATGGATTTTCATCGATGAGCAATGTGGTTATGTGTGCAAAAGCATCGATGCTTCTACAG AATGTGCCTCCTGCTATACTTCTCAGGTTTCTGCGGGAACATCGATCTGAATGGGCAGACAACAATATAGATGCTTATGCTGCTGCAGCCATTAAAGTTGGCCCCTGCAGCCTACCTGGGGCTCGAGTTGGTAACTTTGGGGGTCAAGTGATACTTCCACTTGCACATACTGTTGAGCATGAAGAG TTGCTGGAGGTTATTAAGTTGGAAGGCCATTCTCCTGAGGATGCTATAATGCCAAGAGATATGTTTCTATTGCAA CTATGCAGtggaatggatgaaaatgctGTTGGAACCTGCGCCGAACTCATATTTGCTCCTATTGATGCATCGTTTGCTGATGATGCACCATTGCTTCCGTCTGGATTCCGCATTATTTCTCTCGAATCTGGAAAG GAAGCCTCCAGTCCAAATCGCACCCTTGATCTTACTTCTGCACTTGAGACTGGCTCAGCGGAGAACAAAGCGGCCAATGACCTTCACGCTAGTGGTGGCACGTCAAGATCTGTCATGACAATTGCTTTTCAATTTGCTTTTGAAAGCCACATGCAAGAGAGTGTTGCTTCAATGGCTCGACAGTATGTCCGAAGCATTATTTCATCTGTTCAGAGGGTTGCATTAGCACTTTCACCCTCTCACTTGGGTTCCCATGGAGGTCTTCGTCTGCCACGGGGGACTCCTGAAGCACATACTTTAGCTCGTTGGATCTGCCAAAGTTACAG ATGCTTTTTGGGCGTGGAGCTTCTGAAATCAAATACTGAAGGAAGTGAATCAATGCTCAAAAGCCTATGGCATCACTCAGATGCTATTATCTGCTGCTCTGCTAAG GCTTTGCCAGTTTTCACATTTGCAAATCAGGCTGGTCTTGACATGCTTGAGACAACCTTGGTCGCGCTTCAAGATATTaccttggagaaaatatttgaTGATCATGGAAAGAAGAACCTCTGCACCGAGTTCCCACAGATAATGCAACAG GGTTTTGCATGTCTACAAGGGGGAATTTGCTTGTCAAGCATGAGCAGACCTATTTCTTATGAGAGAGCAGTGGCGTGGAAAGTTATGAATGAAGAAGATACTGCTCATTGTATCTGTTTCATGTTTGTCAACTGGTCGtttgtttaa
- the LOC132055399 gene encoding gibberellin 20-oxidase-like protein, with product MSVSPDAMPENSIIDFRAPPPSPIASGRRSCVRNDEVLTEFLQNSLRVPDLVLPDRVFPRQKSTLNPAKLDFQSLASLNNDSVSKIMDSVAKIGCFEVVNYGITGDLIKSVLSVGEGIFGISNEGKAKLIRSCEKPYGFEELHGEEEREMSEEFVWYRGDQNFNKEMEGIWPLGFSNFSEKMAIFLVDMEDIAGKILQFLQQNTAKKLIHENDEMHEQGDLPATSICYLHKHKGSIKGDEEYMNTLKYDVIRMLIRGSEFPHALCLHVSNGCSEFHVYSKKGWVSFQPEKDSLIVTIGDLLQTWSGGQHKHVIGRPVFQGQIEDCVSMALLISPSKVTKDSTKHAKEKTLSIGQQIVIAIAFTLIYNFFIYIYKKF from the exons ATGTCAGTTTCACCGGATGCAATGCCGGAAAATTCCATCATCGATTTCCGTGCACCGCCTCCATCTCCGATCGCCTCAGGACGGCGATCCTGCGTTAGGAACGACGAAGTCCTAACGgaatttcttcaaaattcactcAGAGTACCAGACCTCGTACTTCCTGATCGCGTTTTTCCAAGGCAAAAATCCACTCTCAATCCAGCCAAACTCGATTTTCAGTCATTAGCATCGTTAAATAATGATTCGGTTTCGAAGATTATGGATTCGGTTGCGAAGATTGGGTGCTTTGAGGTGGTTAATTATGGAATTACAGGGGATTTGATCAAGTCAGTTTTGTCTGTTGGGGAGGGTATTTTTGGGATTTCAAATGAAGGAAAAGCGAAATTGATAAGGTCGTGTGAGAAGCCATATGGATTTGAGGAGTTACATGGAGAGGAGGAAAGAGAGATGAGTGAAgagtttgtttggtatagaGGAGATCAAAATTTTAACAAGGAAATGGAGGGAATTTGGCCTCTTGGATTTTCGAATTTCAG TGAAAAGATGGCAATTTTTTTGGTTGACATGGAAGACATAGCTGGGAAAATCCTACAATTCCTACAGCAGAACACGGCTAAAaagttaattcatgaaaatgatgAGATGCATGAGCAAGGGGATTTGCCAGCAACCTCCATATGTTATCTACATAAGCATAAGGGAAGTATAAAAGGAGATGAAGAGTACATGAACACCTTAAAATACGATGTGATTAGAATGTTGATAAGAGGATCTGAGTTTCCTCATGCTTTGTGTTTGCATGTTAGCAATGGATGCTCAGAGTTTCATGTTTATTCCAAGAAAGGTTGGGTGTCTTTTCAGCCTGAAAAAGATTCCCTTATAGTCACCATTGGAGATCTCTTACAG ACATGGAGTGGTGGACAACACAAGCATGTGATAGGAAGGCCTGTTTTTCAAGGTCAAATAGAGGACTGCGTTTCCATGGCTTTACTAATTTCTCCTTCTAAGGTCACCAAAGACTCGACTAAGCACGCAAAGGAGAAGACCCTTTCAATTGGGCAACAAATCGTTATTGCTATAGCATTTACGCTTATTTacaatttctttatttatatctaTAAGAAGTTTTGA
- the LOC132058074 gene encoding uncharacterized protein LOC132058074 encodes MEQNMPVIAKKFWNIVRVAFFMLRKGISKKKFMLDLNLLMKRGKIASKAAFHNLLFHHTHQWSSSSSSATNSVCQRASDGEYEFSCSDGPTKPNFHLPFNFNKRGGKHHAHLFPCAHAPPTADDDVVMVNAAVMKALEMIQSTNASPANNLPGFGRTPTVRQLRITDSPYPLRDVEDDSKVDEAAEKFISKFYRDLMNQASPGGA; translated from the coding sequence ATGGAGCAAAATATGCCAGTTATAGCAAAGAAATTCTGGAATATAGTGCGAGTAGCATTCTTCATGCTGAGAAAAGGCATATCAAAGAAAAAATTCATGCTTGATCTCAACTTATTAATGAAACGTGGAAAAATTGCAAGCAAAGCCGCATTTCATAATCTCCTGTTCCACCATACGCACCAATGGTCTTCGTCATCCTCATCAGCTACAAATTCCGTGTGTCAACGCGCTTCAGATGGCGAGTACGAGTTCAGCTGCAGTGACGGCCCAACGAAGCCAAATTTTCACCTTCCATTCAACTTCAACAAGCGGGGGGGCAAGCACCACGCGCACCTCTTCCCGTGTGCACACGCGCCTCCCACTGCTGACGATGATGTTGTCATGGTGAATGCTGCTGTGATGAAGGCACTGGAAATGATTCAGAGCACGAATGCGTCTCCAGCGAATAACTTGCCTGGATTTGGGCGTACTCCGACGGTTAGGCAATTGAGGATTACTGATTCGCCTTATCCTCTGAGAGATGTTGAAGATGATAGCAAAGTAGATGAAGCTGCTGAGAAATTTATATCGAAATTTTACAGGGATTTAATGAATCAAGCTTCGCCTGGTGGGGCTTAA
- the LOC132055400 gene encoding protein SAWADEE HOMEODOMAIN HOMOLOG 1 gives MADFMETDEELPDFTLAEAMEMTTLFKGLKKKPISQELCQELATKFSCSPYRTGKSSIKWEQVQTWFLNRQIKRAAKANSGLVDEKEPDVPRSRRGRPKSKKTSSLVFSRNYNTGGYTRLPDCAFDMPQRPKVSAAEMAKELSGLAFEAQSAKDLAWFDVGSFLNFRVLRTGELEVKVRFAGFGNEEDEWVNVKKGVRERSVPLQPSECDRLNVGDPIMCFREDEYLAVYGDAMLVDIQKELHDNTTCTCIFVVRYDLDKAEEKVTLDKICCRPTFSNSEVH, from the exons ATGGCTGACTTCATGGAAACAGATGAAGAATTACCGGATTTCACCTTAGCTGAG GCTATGGAAATGACCACTTTGTTtaaaggattaaaaaaaaaaccaatcaGTCAAGAGCTCTGTCAAGAACTTGCAACCAAATTTAG TTGTTCACCTTACCGTACTGGAAAATCTTCAATAAAATGGGAACAG GTGCAAACTTGGTTTCTGAATAGGCAGATAAAGAGAGCAGCTAAAGCCAATTCTGGACTTGTTGATGAGAAAGAACCTGATGTTCCTCGATCTCGACGAGGAAGACCAAAATCTAAAAAGACGAGTTCTCTAGTGTTTTCGAGAAATTACAACACTGGTGGTTACACAAGACTCCCAGATTGTGCATTTGACATGCCTCAGAGGCCCAAAG TTTCTGCGGCAGAGATGGCCAAAGAACTCTCGGGGTTGGCTTTTGAAGCTCAGTCAGCAAAGGATTTAGCTTG GTTTGATGTGGGCTCATTTCTCAACTTCAGAGTTCTTCGCACAGGCGAGCTT GAAGTTAAGGTAAGATTTGCTGGCTTtggtaatgaagaagatgaatggGTGAATGTTAAAAAGGGAGTGCGTGAACGTTCTGTTCCCTTACAGCCCTCAGAGTGTGACAGGCTGAACGTTGGAGATCCCATTATGTGCTTCAGG GAAGATGAATATCTCGCGGTATATGGGGATGCGATGCTTGTGGATATCCAAAAGGAATTGCATGATAATACAACATGCACATGCATCTTTGTCGTCCGCTACGACTTAGATAAAGCTGAG GAGAAAGTTACACTTGACAAAATATGTTGCAGACCAACCTTCAGCAATAGTGAAGTACACTAA